DNA from Tachysurus vachellii isolate PV-2020 chromosome 22, HZAU_Pvac_v1, whole genome shotgun sequence:
GATGACAAAACTTGTTTCAGGGGTGAAATAATTGATCATTTCTAAACTACTGTATAAACTATTATAGTTCAGGGCaaataagttcattcattctttcattcatcttcagtaactactTTATCTCGTCAGGGTTACCATAGACCCCAGTTCACTTCAGGCAGGTGGTGTGGGGGGTGTGCAGGGGAAGGAAACCATTGAACCCAGAGCAAACCCagaacctgagctcaggatctaTCTGAGAATCCCTGATCTGATTGAAGCCTGGCAACGGCGTTCTGTTTAAACATTACAAAGTAATTATAGCTCAGTAGCTACTACCTTCAGTTTGTGTAGCATGAACcatctaaaaaagaaaagatctcCAAAGTCCTCACAATAGCAAGCTGATTCATCAGTCATGTGGCATTAAATCTACatgataataaacacacatattttatatattatattatatagcaaTATGTATCTGTTAACAAACTTGCTAACATCTGCACAATCAATTTTAATAGTCAGTGATTCATGTTAATGTGAGTTTAAAATACTGTTAGTGATATAGTTTTTAAGGTTTTCATGGTATCTAATAACTTTCTTTGTATGACGCTGTCTTATAGTAACtggctacaattttttttattattcttttcagCTTAAATGGTaaatatgtttctttttctagctgtttattattctgtatattatttgCTAATTCTATAATTCTGTATCACTTAATTTTATCATATAAAATCAGATATTTGTAGAATACAGTACATGCGGCTGACGAGAATATTAAGGAGGGAGGAAACCCTTATATAAAGCGAAGCCCCACTATATAgtgcagtctttttttttcctgttaccCGCCTGAGCTTGTCTCACCACGAGTTTCCACTGAGTATACTGTAGCATTGAACATGTCTGTTTCTTTTAACGGTACAAACATTTCTAAAACTACAAGTCAGATGAATGTCATGAATGACAGTAATGGAGAAGGAGCTAGACAAGGTAAAGCTATATTTCTATGaatgttatacatttataattgaGTGTATTATTTTGGCTAAAGTTTTGTTACAAATTTCTAAAATACACACGCTTTTTTTCATACTGACTTCAAATTAGGGAACCATGGGAACATGTTTTagtaagtaaaataataaatccttgCTTATTAATAGCTTTTTATGTAAACAACATTGATTTAGAGGTGCATGATATTTATCATTCATGTATTTAATTGAGTAAAGATCCTTAATTATTATAGGATTTTAATCCTAATTGTTTTTAACTGCTTGATTGTGGATTTATGTCGAATTTCAGCACGGTGCCCTTACTGTATTGTGTCATTTGTCTCCTTACCCTCATAATGGTTCTTCTACTGATCATATTGCTCAAAAATTACTGCAAAAACTGCACAGGTGAGTAACAAACTTGAACTGAATACTTCTGATACTTTTATCGTGACTGTTAAAatactaatatttatttatttatttttttgctaaaatATCTTGAAATTTATTCAGAAGTATCTAAAAATCTCTGACCTACTGACTGAACTCTGATgaatcacataaataaatatacacactttaataataataataataataataataataataataataatcataataataataataataatcataataataataataagaagaagaagaagaagaagaagaaggaaaaaagactAGAGTGGCATAATGCAGAATTGCGAGTATTAACAATGTTGAAACTATATTTGCTATAAAATTTTAATcaggaaaaaacaagcaaaaaaaacaaaacaataaaacaacaataaatctTTGTGCATTTATAAATGTCCAGTAATGTTCATGGTCCTGCTTACTATTCATTtagtttctatttatttatatattttgttttgttccttcACTTTTCTTCAAGTCTTATCCCTTCGGCTGAAGCACTTGAAGACGATTGTACTATTTAATCAAGTCAATACTGatcatgttattttttaattaaaaatgtattcacgTAGTAAAGAATACAAAACAGAAGCCTTAGAACCCTGGATCTCACTAAATAtctatttttgcacatgtataATTCAGAATATGTTCTCAAGCATAATAGTGGGActtgtagtgttaataatatagACCTCAATTACTGAGATaagattcaataatttacatatttaatatttattgattagcTACATTTagagtattaaaaaaattaatttaaccaGAATGTTAGAAATTAAATACTCCAGTAGAACAAGAAATTACAGTATTAATTAGTTATATTAGTTatagtattaattaattagaaggattaaatatatgaaaagagaatgaaataattaaatagaattaaataaaaaaaacaaagctgatgGTTTAAATTTGTGGCACTTTCAGTTAACAAGCCAGAGTCCAGCATCGAAGGAGGCACTTTTCGCATGAGTGATATCGGTCATAACCCGGACCTCGAAAATCCTACAAACAACATTGTCAATGATTTAAACAATTTACAATCCTACAGTAAGGATAATTCTACAGATTCTGTGCAATTGCTATATTTATACCATGTagtattgttttatataaaccatcttttattttgtcttaaagCTGCATGCAGTGATGATTCATCCTCTACTAGTTCTGACAGCTTGTCCCCACcagtatgtattattattattattattattattattattattattattattattattatagaagtaGTGTCACACTCTGTAAAATGGTCTTAGcaagtaaaaatattttgaatatgcAAAAATGATTCTTATCATGtcttcattcatatatatatatgacatatatACACGCATatcctgaatatatatatatatacacgtatatatatatatatatatatatatatatatatatatatatatatatatatatatatatatatatatatatatatatatcttcagGATATGcatattttaatgacatttttcaaTGCAATATTAAAGATAGTAAAGATTTATGATCATCCACTATATACTGTGTCATGTCTGCTCACATTTCTTTCAGTATGAAGATAAACATGACAACAATAACCAGCATTACATGAGTTTGAAAACCAGCCTTCAAAATCCAGAGTATGAAAATGTTCTTGAAGGCAAATCCACCAGAACTCTAAATTGTGAAAACAAGAAGGCAAAGAAAAGCAGAGACTATGTGAACATCGAAGAACAAAAGAATATGCCTTTAACTCAGGGCAGGAAAAGCAAATGCGAGAGGCAACAAGGAGACGAGGAGGAGAGTCAAACCAGCAGCGAGAGCAGCAGCGACGAGAGTGAAGAAGATTCTGTAAATTACACCATGGTTGTGTTTAAAGAACCTCCAAATGTAGTCCAAAGAAAGCAGTAAAGCTGGATTTACTGCtggatttactttttttttactgaattcTGTCCATGCAGTCCATAATCATGACATAAAGACTTCAAAACATGATCTAAAATAAGTGCTTTATTTTCAGAGCTGGTTTGATTTGTCAGGTGATTATGTACATGAGGTATAAAGTGATTTCTACCATATAAggcaaaagaaaatgaagaattatttttatgatCTGATGAACGTACCCTGTGGTACTGATTATTATCATACCTATAATATCCTGTTAGGAAGGAACTGCTATGTGCAGTTCAGCAGGGTGGCAGGATAAAAGGCTTATTTTcggtttctgtgtttctgtgtgttagtCATTAATCTTCTTAATACACTGTGagtttttttgtatgtaaacTTTACAGTTTCATTTAGTCAAAATTCTTATTGCAATAAAATTCTGACCTTGATGTTGATGATTTAACAAATATATGTACCATtttgttttagttatttatgtTGGATTTTTGAATTcttctgaatttctttggatatTTGTTTTGGGGGTTTTAATCTcagcagttatttatttatttttttacttttattgtcAGGGGTCTGATATTTAATTTATGATTGCTGGGAAAATAAACAGTAGTTaggtgagggttaagggcctttctctcAGCCTAAC
Protein-coding regions in this window:
- the LOC132838082 gene encoding uncharacterized G-patch domain protein DDB_G0278987-like isoform X4; amino-acid sequence: MTVMEKELDKGTMGTCFINKPESSIEGGTFRMSDIGHNPDLENPTNNIVNDLNNLQSYTACSDDSSSTSSDSLSPPYEDKHDNNNQHYMSLKTSLQNPEYENVLEGKSTRTLNCENKKAKKSRDYVNIEEQKNMPLTQGRKSKCERQQGDEEESQTSSESSSDESEEDSVNYTMVVFKEPPNVVQRKQ
- the LOC132838082 gene encoding uncharacterized G-patch domain protein DDB_G0278987-like isoform X3 — encoded protein: MVLLLIILLKNYCKNCTVNKPESSIEGGTFRMSDIGHNPDLENPTNNIVNDLNNLQSYTACSDDSSSTSSDSLSPPYEDKHDNNNQHYMSLKTSLQNPEYENVLEGKSTRTLNCENKKAKKSRDYVNIEEQKNMPLTQGRKSKCERQQGDEEESQTSSESSSDESEEDSVNYTMVVFKEPPNVVQRKQ
- the LOC132838082 gene encoding uncharacterized protein LOC132838082 isoform X2 produces the protein MSVSFNGTNISKTTSQMNVMNDSNGEGARQGNHGNMFYTVPLLYCVICLLTLIMVLLLIILLKNYCKNCTAACSDDSSSTSSDSLSPPYEDKHDNNNQHYMSLKTSLQNPEYENVLEGKSTRTLNCENKKAKKSRDYVNIEEQKNMPLTQGRKSKCERQQGDEEESQTSSESSSDESEEDSVNYTMVVFKEPPNVVQRKQ
- the LOC132838082 gene encoding uncharacterized G-patch domain protein DDB_G0278987-like isoform X1, coding for MSVSFNGTNISKTTSQMNVMNDSNGEGARQGNHGNMFYTVPLLYCVICLLTLIMVLLLIILLKNYCKNCTVNKPESSIEGGTFRMSDIGHNPDLENPTNNIVNDLNNLQSYTACSDDSSSTSSDSLSPPYEDKHDNNNQHYMSLKTSLQNPEYENVLEGKSTRTLNCENKKAKKSRDYVNIEEQKNMPLTQGRKSKCERQQGDEEESQTSSESSSDESEEDSVNYTMVVFKEPPNVVQRKQ